The following are from one region of the Candidatus Dadabacteria bacterium genome:
- the hemW gene encoding radical SAM family heme chaperone HemW produces MKENICKDQTPLGVYVHIPYCLTKCPYCDFNSYGTNGNFPEDDYVCALEREIESCRQILEGREISTVFFGGGTPSLLKPRNIGLVMEKLASIASFSSTAEVTLEVNPRTADREKLVLLRSVGINRISVGIQSFSQRKLDFYGRFTTPEDCVRALVDVGDAGFHNYNLDLIYGSSQETREEFENDIHTALSFSPTHISAYCLTIEPGTEFATLWRKGKLSLPDDSVLVKFMQSAREILEGQGYGNYEVSNFAQRGYECRHNLIYWNCHDYLGVGAGAHSHIRHEGEEGWGRRWSNVRNPELYMKRIAGDGRAVCASYDLSRMTALEDTILMGLRLSEGVEIGDIEKRFGCETDTCSLEYLESDGFILTDGGRLRLTAKGRVFTDELVARVCGVFH; encoded by the coding sequence ATGAAAGAGAATATCTGTAAAGACCAAACGCCGCTTGGCGTATATGTCCATATTCCGTATTGTCTTACCAAATGTCCTTACTGTGATTTTAACTCCTATGGGACTAATGGCAACTTTCCGGAGGATGATTATGTCTGCGCTCTGGAAAGAGAAATTGAAAGCTGCCGGCAGATTCTTGAAGGAAGAGAAATAAGCACGGTGTTTTTCGGGGGAGGAACCCCGTCGCTTTTAAAACCCCGAAACATAGGGCTGGTAATGGAGAAACTTGCTTCGATTGCCTCCTTTTCATCCACCGCGGAAGTAACCCTTGAGGTAAACCCGAGAACCGCCGACAGGGAAAAACTGGTTTTGCTTCGGAGCGTCGGCATAAACAGGATAAGCGTCGGCATACAGTCTTTTTCCCAGAGAAAACTTGATTTCTACGGGAGATTCACGACTCCGGAGGACTGCGTTCGAGCGCTTGTTGATGTTGGGGATGCTGGTTTTCATAACTATAACCTTGATCTTATATACGGAAGTTCGCAGGAGACTCGGGAAGAGTTTGAGAACGATATCCACACCGCCCTGAGTTTCTCCCCGACCCATATATCTGCTTACTGTCTTACGATTGAGCCCGGTACGGAGTTTGCGACACTTTGGCGCAAAGGGAAGCTTTCTCTTCCCGATGATTCGGTTCTGGTCAAATTCATGCAAAGTGCACGGGAGATTCTGGAGGGGCAGGGATACGGTAATTACGAGGTATCGAATTTTGCCCAGCGTGGCTATGAGTGCAGGCATAACCTTATTTACTGGAACTGCCATGATTACTTGGGAGTTGGTGCCGGGGCCCATTCCCATATTCGCCACGAAGGAGAAGAGGGATGGGGAAGAAGGTGGTCAAACGTAAGAAATCCCGAACTCTACATGAAACGGATAGCGGGAGATGGAAGAGCTGTCTGTGCCTCTTATGATCTCTCGCGGATGACCGCCCTTGAGGATACCATTCTCATGGGACTTCGGCTTAGTGAAGGGGTGGAAATTGGAGACATAGAAAAACGTTTTGGCTGTGAAACCGATACTTGCAGCCTCGAATATCTTGAGTCAGACGGCTTTATTCTCACCGACGGCGGCCGTCTCAGGCTCACCGCCAAGGGAAGGGTATTCACCGATGAGTTGGTTGCAAGGGTGTGCGGGGTTTTTCACTGA
- a CDS encoding TolC family protein translates to MSIPKKFLLSLCSLLLFSQTAWAQEIIPIERAVEIALLNNPEFRISRSEVDISKSLLTQAKAPLYPQLKGKVVVPFVGRESGFYVDQMIWDFGKTRARIRAREHHLESAEHSLTGSKTMLVRDTHIAYYQALSEKNRLQEAATETQRRGWLLEKTEELFAVGKRSAQQLSQAEIDLQQAKLELVSRESSYELAMLNLRHLMNDPSLEQFDIRENLFYEKVNETRENLVGLALSQNPDIKSLLADRGGIKASLAENRGKFLPSIFGRAAYRFEGEGAETPAFIAGVGIKIPIFEGFSRFGQMAQSRAELVRNDAQTELLRNRIILSVGELYLQLKHLEKRIGIFADSESISERNLRLVKERYEARSASKIELAEAQALYEEAVADYKNSIYDYKIVRLRLLSLCGKEIP, encoded by the coding sequence ATGAGTATACCGAAAAAATTCCTCCTTTCTCTCTGTTCACTGCTGCTGTTTTCCCAGACCGCGTGGGCACAGGAAATAATCCCGATTGAGCGAGCCGTCGAGATAGCTCTGCTTAACAATCCCGAATTCAGGATTTCCCGTTCCGAGGTCGACATCTCGAAATCACTGCTCACGCAGGCCAAAGCTCCCCTTTACCCTCAACTTAAGGGAAAAGTGGTAGTACCGTTTGTGGGAAGGGAATCCGGTTTTTACGTGGACCAGATGATATGGGACTTCGGAAAGACAAGAGCCAGGATAAGGGCAAGAGAACACCACCTCGAGTCGGCAGAACACTCGCTTACAGGTTCAAAAACGATGCTTGTACGCGACACTCACATAGCCTATTACCAAGCGCTTTCCGAAAAGAACCGGCTTCAGGAAGCAGCCACGGAGACCCAACGCAGAGGATGGCTTCTTGAAAAGACCGAAGAACTTTTCGCCGTCGGAAAAAGATCCGCCCAGCAGCTAAGCCAGGCGGAAATCGACCTGCAGCAGGCAAAACTCGAACTTGTCTCAAGAGAAAGCTCCTACGAGCTGGCCATGCTTAACCTAAGACACCTGATGAATGATCCTTCGCTTGAGCAATTCGATATCCGGGAGAACCTTTTCTATGAGAAGGTGAACGAAACCAGAGAGAATCTTGTGGGGCTCGCCCTTTCTCAGAACCCGGATATAAAGAGTCTCCTGGCGGACCGCGGCGGAATAAAAGCCTCGCTTGCCGAGAACAGAGGGAAGTTTCTCCCGTCGATATTCGGCAGGGCGGCCTACAGGTTCGAAGGAGAAGGTGCCGAGACGCCGGCGTTTATCGCCGGGGTCGGCATAAAGATTCCCATTTTCGAGGGATTCTCAAGATTCGGCCAGATGGCCCAGTCAAGAGCCGAACTCGTAAGAAACGATGCGCAGACCGAACTGCTTAGAAACAGAATAATTCTCTCGGTCGGGGAACTCTATCTCCAACTCAAACATCTTGAGAAGAGAATAGGAATATTCGCGGATTCGGAATCGATATCTGAGAGAAACCTGCGTCTCGTGAAAGAAAGATACGAGGCCCGAAGCGCTTCGAAAATAGAACTCGCCGAAGCGCAGGCGCTTTACGAAGAGGCGGTAGCGGACTACAAAAACTCCATATATGACTATAAAATAGTGAGATTAAGACTGCTAAGTCTCTGTGGAAAAGAGATACCATGA
- a CDS encoding efflux RND transporter periplasmic adaptor subunit, which yields MKNLPRSKLLYALAGAIVIAGYFIFFGGSKGEIKYVTQKIERGDITSLVRASGTLEPTKEARIYSQINGTIKEIRAEVNDEVKKGQVLALIEGPEGLSGDVEYFKEILKKTETDLEISTNSHEASKRLYEKELISREEFNKSLSEHSMAAAAREKAQADLDTAQRRLDSTRITSILDGVVLEKNIIIGEQIHPNKSEPLYVLAENPRTLHLVSNVSEADIGKIKEGQDVLFKVDAFPGKDFSAKVKRVANSPSIKNDVVTYDVTCLVENPELELKPGMTAEVKKVISTKKDVLKIPTAALRFIPPKSSAVAAEAGENVWILKQGKPSPIVIETGISDDFHTEVVSGPLSEGDQIVVEYTISGRNNKGPGFALPQPKRF from the coding sequence ATGAAAAACTTGCCACGCTCAAAACTTCTCTACGCCCTCGCCGGAGCAATCGTTATCGCCGGATACTTCATTTTCTTCGGAGGAAGCAAGGGCGAGATAAAATACGTAACTCAGAAAATCGAGAGGGGAGATATAACTTCCCTAGTAAGAGCCTCTGGAACCCTGGAACCCACGAAGGAAGCAAGGATATATTCACAAATAAACGGAACCATAAAGGAAATCCGCGCGGAGGTAAACGACGAGGTAAAAAAGGGCCAGGTGCTCGCCCTCATAGAAGGGCCGGAGGGACTTTCGGGAGACGTTGAATACTTCAAGGAGATACTTAAGAAGACCGAAACCGACCTCGAAATTTCAACCAACTCGCACGAGGCAAGCAAGAGGCTTTACGAAAAAGAACTCATTTCCCGTGAGGAATTCAACAAATCGCTTTCCGAGCACAGCATGGCGGCTGCCGCCCGGGAAAAAGCTCAGGCCGATCTGGATACGGCACAGAGAAGACTCGACTCAACGCGAATTACTTCAATTCTTGACGGCGTGGTGCTCGAAAAAAACATCATAATCGGCGAACAGATACACCCGAACAAATCTGAACCCCTGTACGTACTGGCCGAGAACCCCAGAACTCTCCATCTGGTTTCAAACGTAAGTGAAGCAGACATAGGAAAGATAAAAGAGGGTCAGGATGTCCTCTTCAAAGTTGACGCATTCCCGGGCAAGGATTTCAGCGCAAAGGTAAAGCGGGTGGCAAACTCCCCCAGCATAAAAAACGATGTCGTCACCTACGACGTAACGTGCCTTGTCGAAAACCCGGAACTTGAGCTTAAACCCGGTATGACCGCCGAAGTAAAAAAAGTCATATCAACCAAAAAAGACGTGCTCAAGATTCCTACTGCCGCACTTCGCTTCATTCCCCCGAAATCCTCAGCCGTCGCTGCTGAGGCAGGGGAAAACGTCTGGATCCTCAAACAGGGGAAACCCTCGCCCATAGTAATAGAAACCGGGATAAGCGATGATTTCCACACAGAAGTCGTAAGCGGTCCCCTCTCAGAAGGAGACCAGATAGTGGTTGAGTACACAATTTCCGGCAGAAACAACAAAGGACCGGGATTTGCGCTGCCCCAGCCGAAAAGATTCTGA
- a CDS encoding ABC transporter ATP-binding protein, translating to MTLSVIKLKDIGKTYSNGKVQVEALRAINLEIAQGEFVAIMGSSGSGKSTLMNILGCLDTQSRGDYLLDGTDIMELESDEKAEIRSTKIGFVFQSFNLLPRTTALENVELPLVYSAMPGAQRKRLASAALALVGLEQRADHLPNQLSGGQQQRVAIARAVVNNPRMILADEPTGNLDTATSYEIMKIFRDLNEQGKTIVMITHEEDIASHSKRIINLKDGEIIEDRPNGPI from the coding sequence ATGACACTCTCTGTAATCAAGCTAAAGGACATCGGCAAAACATACTCGAACGGGAAAGTGCAGGTCGAAGCGCTTCGCGCAATAAACCTTGAGATCGCACAAGGAGAATTCGTCGCCATCATGGGATCCTCAGGGTCCGGCAAAAGCACCCTTATGAACATTCTCGGCTGCCTCGACACCCAGAGCCGGGGAGATTATCTGCTTGACGGTACCGACATAATGGAGCTTGAAAGCGATGAGAAGGCGGAAATACGGAGCACGAAGATCGGCTTTGTCTTCCAGAGCTTTAACCTGTTGCCCCGAACGACGGCGCTTGAAAACGTGGAGCTGCCGCTCGTTTATTCAGCCATGCCGGGGGCGCAGAGAAAAAGGCTCGCCTCGGCCGCGCTCGCCCTCGTGGGACTTGAGCAGAGAGCGGACCACCTTCCCAACCAACTCTCGGGGGGACAACAGCAAAGGGTGGCGATAGCAAGGGCAGTTGTGAACAACCCGAGGATGATACTAGCGGACGAACCCACCGGAAACCTGGACACGGCAACTAGTTACGAGATAATGAAGATATTCAGGGACCTGAACGAACAGGGAAAAACCATAGTAATGATAACGCACGAAGAAGACATCGCCTCTCACTCAAAAAGAATAATAAACCTGAAGGACGGGGAGATTATCGAGGACAGACCGAACGGCCCGATTTGA
- a CDS encoding ammonium transporter — MIIHDFRLFKGCRSVAARVVTRFGIVAILLVCALSPTPAQAAVEGEAQFVFNTFGFLVWGALVMWMAAGFTMLEAGSVRTKNASVICLKNIGLYSIAGLAYYLIGFNIMYVGVEPGGWFGSLEFLYGTTADEVALLGGEETAATAVVESGYSAMSYWFFQMVFVATTASIVSGTLAERVKLWSFFVFIVVLTSVIYPVVGAWTWAGGWLAELGFKDFAGSTVVHSTGGWAALAGAIMVGPRSGKFRADGSVKSTPPSNVPVVTLGVFILWLGWFGFNGGSQLALSGAFDAVAVSNIFANTNLAAGAGVLAALSLSRPVLGRVDLFAGLNGALAGLVAITAAPDIVQHHWAIVIGAIGGIVCLLSMKSLEMIKIDDVVGAVPVHLCTGIWGTLAVCIAAGGSLFAQVIGILAIGAFVFGLSMLLWFLIDRTLGLRVSKDVEAIGQDVGELGIEAYPEFVVMPEED, encoded by the coding sequence ATGATCATCCATGACTTTCGCTTATTTAAGGGCTGTCGAAGTGTTGCCGCCCGGGTTGTGACTAGATTCGGCATTGTCGCGATACTACTTGTCTGCGCCTTGTCGCCCACGCCCGCGCAGGCCGCCGTCGAGGGCGAGGCGCAGTTCGTCTTCAACACGTTTGGGTTCCTTGTATGGGGTGCCCTCGTGATGTGGATGGCAGCAGGCTTCACAATGCTCGAGGCGGGTTCGGTGCGGACGAAAAACGCTTCGGTCATTTGCTTGAAGAACATTGGTCTCTACTCCATTGCCGGACTGGCGTACTACCTGATCGGCTTCAACATCATGTATGTCGGCGTCGAGCCGGGTGGCTGGTTTGGTTCGCTGGAATTCCTGTACGGCACGACCGCCGATGAAGTAGCACTGCTGGGCGGTGAGGAAACAGCTGCCACGGCCGTTGTCGAGAGCGGCTACTCGGCGATGTCGTACTGGTTCTTCCAGATGGTGTTCGTGGCGACCACGGCTTCGATTGTCTCGGGTACTCTGGCCGAGCGCGTGAAGCTGTGGTCTTTTTTCGTTTTCATAGTGGTGTTGACCTCGGTCATCTACCCAGTTGTTGGCGCTTGGACCTGGGCTGGGGGCTGGTTGGCCGAATTGGGGTTCAAGGACTTCGCCGGTTCCACCGTGGTCCACTCCACGGGAGGCTGGGCAGCGCTCGCGGGGGCCATCATGGTTGGGCCGCGCTCTGGCAAGTTCCGGGCCGATGGCAGTGTCAAATCGACCCCTCCATCCAATGTTCCGGTCGTCACTCTCGGCGTTTTTATCTTGTGGCTGGGCTGGTTCGGCTTCAATGGCGGTTCACAGCTTGCCCTCAGCGGCGCATTCGATGCCGTGGCCGTGAGCAACATCTTCGCCAACACCAATCTAGCCGCCGGGGCTGGGGTTCTGGCAGCTCTGAGCCTCTCCCGGCCCGTGCTGGGCCGTGTCGATCTGTTCGCCGGACTTAATGGCGCTCTGGCTGGTCTCGTTGCGATCACAGCGGCGCCGGATATCGTCCAGCATCACTGGGCAATAGTGATCGGAGCGATCGGGGGCATTGTTTGCCTGTTGTCCATGAAGTCTTTGGAAATGATAAAGATTGACGACGTCGTGGGTGCTGTCCCCGTTCATCTCTGCACCGGAATCTGGGGGACGTTGGCGGTCTGCATCGCCGCCGGTGGAAGCCTCTTTGCTCAGGTCATCGGCATTTTGGCCATCGGCGCGTTTGTGTTTGGGCTTTCGATGCTGTTGTGGTTTCTAATCGACCGGACCCTGGGATTGCGGGTCTCGAAGGATGTCGAGGCCATCGGCCAGGATGTGGGCGAACTGGGCATCGAAGCTTATCCAGAATTCGTGGTAATGCCGGAAGAAGACTGA
- a CDS encoding phosphopyruvate hydratase: protein MSKISKIRAREILDSRGNPTIEVEVHCADGAIGRAMVPSGASTGEHEALELRDGEKSRYMGKGVLEAVKNVHNIIAPHLAGFDACNQVRIDRAMIELDETETKSRLGANSILGVSLASARAAANSEEISLFSYLGGEGAVTLPVPLMNIINGGAHADNNLDFQEFMVVPHGFSTFREALRAGVETFHALKSILANKNLSTAVGDEGGFAPSLGSNEEALECIIEAIWRAGYKPAEQISIALDVASSEFFQEGKYHVERKTVPVAGLMEIYEEWIEKYPIVSIEDPLDENDWEGWKALTKKIGSAVQLVGDDLFVTNTKRLSDGITAGVANSILIKVNQIGTLTETLEAIEMAKQAGYSYIISHRSGETEDSTIADIAVATNAGQIKTGSASRSDRIAKYNQLLRIEEELGEKARFGNEKTTSWSG from the coding sequence ATGTCAAAGATAAGCAAAATAAGAGCAAGAGAGATACTGGACTCAAGGGGAAATCCCACGATAGAGGTAGAGGTTCATTGCGCAGACGGCGCCATCGGCCGGGCGATGGTTCCCTCGGGAGCATCGACCGGAGAGCACGAAGCACTTGAGCTTCGGGACGGGGAAAAAAGCAGATATATGGGCAAAGGGGTTCTCGAGGCGGTAAAAAACGTCCACAACATAATAGCCCCCCATCTCGCGGGCTTTGACGCGTGCAATCAGGTTCGAATAGACCGGGCCATGATAGAGCTTGACGAAACGGAAACAAAATCCCGGCTCGGAGCGAACTCCATTCTGGGCGTCTCGCTTGCTTCGGCAAGGGCAGCAGCGAATTCTGAGGAAATATCTCTTTTCAGCTACCTGGGAGGCGAAGGCGCAGTTACCCTTCCCGTACCACTTATGAACATAATAAACGGCGGCGCCCACGCGGATAACAACCTTGATTTCCAGGAATTTATGGTAGTGCCCCACGGCTTTTCAACTTTTAGAGAAGCCCTTCGAGCGGGAGTGGAAACCTTTCACGCGCTGAAATCCATACTCGCCAACAAGAACCTCTCAACAGCGGTAGGAGACGAAGGAGGTTTCGCCCCCTCCCTGGGATCAAACGAAGAAGCCCTAGAGTGCATAATAGAGGCAATATGGAGAGCTGGATACAAACCCGCAGAGCAGATATCAATAGCGCTTGATGTAGCCTCAAGCGAGTTTTTTCAAGAGGGGAAGTACCACGTGGAACGGAAAACCGTACCCGTTGCCGGGTTAATGGAGATATACGAGGAGTGGATAGAAAAATACCCTATCGTTTCAATAGAAGATCCCCTGGATGAAAACGACTGGGAAGGCTGGAAGGCTCTTACAAAAAAAATAGGTTCCGCCGTCCAGCTCGTCGGAGATGATCTCTTTGTAACAAACACGAAGAGACTTTCGGACGGAATAACCGCAGGCGTTGCAAACTCGATCCTTATAAAGGTAAACCAGATAGGAACACTTACAGAGACCCTCGAGGCCATTGAGATGGCCAAGCAGGCGGGTTATAGTTATATAATATCCCATCGCTCGGGAGAAACGGAAGACTCGACGATAGCGGATATTGCGGTTGCCACAAACGCCGGTCAGATCAAAACCGGATCGGCGTCCCGAAGCGACAGGATAGCAAAATACAATCAGCTCCTCCGCATAGAGGAAGAGCTTGGGGAAAAAGCACGGTTCGGGAACGAAAAAACAACGTCTTGGAGCGGATAA
- the leuC gene encoding 3-isopropylmalate dehydratase large subunit gives MAGKTLFDKIWESHLVHEEEGKPSLLYIDLHLVHEVTSPQAFEGLRITGRKVRRPDLTFATMDHNVPTTDRSGPISDPISAKQIEALRQNCKDFGITLFGIRINNHSQGIVHVIGPELGLTKPGMTIVCGDSHTSTHGAFGALAFGIGTSEVEHVLATQCLRQNRPKVFEIKVEGERQYGVTAKDIILGIIGHIGTAGATGTVVEYRGEAIEALSMEERMTVCNMSIEGGARAGMIAPDQKTFEYVKDRRYAPKDGNYEDALRHWETLRTDPDAVFDKSVTLDASEIAPQVSWGTNPGMVTDVTSRVPDPRECEDSSRRKSMEQALEYMGLKANTPITDIHVDRVFIGSCTNSRMEDLLAVANLVKGKKVADGVNAMVVPGSQLVKKKAEEMDLHKVFTEAGFEWRESGCSMCLGMNPDILAPGERCASTSNRNFEGRQGKGGRTHLVSPIMAAAAALTGHFVDVRGWEIEKGI, from the coding sequence ATGGCGGGAAAAACTCTTTTTGACAAAATCTGGGAATCTCACCTCGTTCATGAGGAAGAGGGCAAGCCCTCCCTTCTCTACATAGACCTTCACCTCGTTCATGAAGTTACTTCTCCGCAGGCGTTTGAAGGGCTTAGAATCACAGGGCGGAAGGTAAGACGACCTGATCTCACTTTCGCCACTATGGATCATAACGTCCCGACCACAGACCGCAGCGGACCCATCTCGGACCCCATATCCGCAAAGCAGATAGAAGCTTTGCGGCAAAACTGCAAGGATTTCGGAATAACGCTCTTCGGAATAAGAATAAACAATCACTCCCAAGGTATAGTGCACGTTATCGGTCCCGAACTCGGTCTCACAAAACCAGGGATGACCATAGTGTGCGGAGACAGCCATACCTCCACCCACGGTGCGTTCGGAGCGCTTGCTTTTGGCATAGGAACAAGCGAGGTGGAGCACGTTCTTGCGACACAGTGCTTAAGGCAGAACCGCCCCAAGGTGTTTGAAATAAAAGTCGAGGGCGAACGGCAGTACGGAGTTACCGCGAAAGACATAATCCTTGGCATAATCGGGCACATAGGAACCGCAGGGGCCACAGGAACCGTAGTCGAATACCGGGGGGAAGCAATAGAGGCACTTTCCATGGAAGAAAGGATGACGGTGTGCAACATGTCGATAGAGGGAGGAGCCAGGGCCGGAATGATAGCACCTGACCAAAAAACCTTTGAGTACGTAAAGGATCGCCGCTACGCCCCCAAAGACGGCAATTACGAAGACGCGCTGCGTCACTGGGAAACGCTTCGCACGGACCCCGACGCCGTATTCGATAAATCCGTCACTCTTGATGCCTCCGAGATAGCTCCGCAGGTAAGCTGGGGAACAAACCCCGGGATGGTAACGGACGTAACTTCAAGAGTACCTGACCCCAGGGAATGCGAAGATTCAAGTAGAAGAAAATCAATGGAACAAGCCCTTGAGTACATGGGCCTAAAGGCAAACACCCCAATAACGGACATACACGTTGACAGGGTGTTTATCGGTTCGTGCACGAACTCCAGAATGGAGGACCTTCTGGCGGTTGCGAATCTTGTAAAAGGGAAAAAAGTCGCCGACGGAGTAAATGCCATGGTGGTTCCCGGTTCCCAGCTCGTAAAGAAAAAAGCCGAAGAGATGGATCTTCACAAGGTATTTACCGAGGCTGGGTTTGAGTGGCGCGAGTCGGGATGCAGCATGTGTCTCGGAATGAACCCCGACATACTTGCGCCGGGAGAGAGGTGCGCCAGCACGTCTAACAGGAACTTCGAGGGTCGCCAGGGAAAAGGGGGAAGAACTCACTTGGTTAGTCCGATTATGGCGGCGGCGGCAGCACTCACGGGACATTTCGTTGATGTGCGCGGCTGGGAAATAGAAAAGGGAATCTGA
- the leuD gene encoding 3-isopropylmalate dehydratase small subunit, with protein sequence MEKLLKVSGKVAALDRMNVDTDQIIPKQFLKRIERTGFGEFLFFDWKFNDDGTLNEDFELNQTRYAGACILLTRENFGSGSSREHAPWAIREAGFRVILAPSFADIFYNNCFKNSILPIVLPKDRTDELFRIVWENEGYSLEVDLVEKSVTGEGISFSFEIDDFKRKVLLEGLDDISQTLELENSIEKYEKLFADKRKWVLPEERESL encoded by the coding sequence ATGGAAAAACTTCTTAAGGTATCGGGAAAAGTTGCGGCTCTTGACAGAATGAATGTCGACACCGACCAGATAATTCCCAAGCAGTTCTTAAAACGTATTGAGAGAACCGGGTTCGGAGAGTTTTTGTTTTTCGATTGGAAATTCAACGATGACGGCACCTTAAATGAGGATTTCGAACTCAACCAGACAAGATACGCAGGCGCGTGCATACTGCTCACGAGAGAAAATTTCGGAAGCGGAAGCTCTAGGGAACACGCTCCCTGGGCGATAAGGGAAGCGGGGTTCAGGGTAATTCTGGCTCCTTCCTTCGCAGATATTTTCTACAACAACTGTTTTAAGAACTCGATACTTCCCATAGTCCTCCCCAAGGACAGAACAGATGAGTTGTTTCGCATTGTATGGGAAAATGAGGGTTATTCCCTTGAGGTTGACTTGGTTGAAAAATCCGTAACAGGGGAAGGGATAAGTTTTTCATTCGAGATAGATGACTTCAAAAGAAAGGTGCTCCTTGAGGGACTCGACGACATATCGCAGACCCTTGAGTTAGAAAACAGCATAGAGAAGTACGAAAAACTTTTCGCGGATAAAAGAAAGTGGGTCCTTCCTGAAGAGCGAGAGAGCCTTTAA
- a CDS encoding DUF2905 domain-containing protein, whose translation MNVSEAARIIIILGAVLIALGVMLPYAAKLDFFGKLPGDIKIEKENFSFYFPIVTCIVLSILLTLLGNLFFRK comes from the coding sequence GTGAACGTAAGCGAAGCCGCAAGAATCATAATCATTCTCGGTGCGGTGCTAATAGCGCTCGGAGTCATGCTGCCTTATGCGGCGAAACTTGATTTCTTCGGAAAACTTCCCGGAGATATAAAAATCGAAAAAGAGAACTTCAGTTTTTATTTTCCGATCGTAACCTGCATAGTGCTGAGCATCCTGCTCACGCTTCTGGGCAATCTTTTCTTCAGAAAATAG